The genomic stretch AAATATTTCACATGCGTGGAAAAAGCTCCCCGGATAATCCTCCCCTCCGCATTTTCCCCCTTCAGAAAAGAACTTGTCGGGAAAATATACTCCGGTCGACCCTCCACCCGCAATCCATGCACGAACTTACGTGGCGACACGTCCACCAAACTATCGTTTCCCTGTCCTGCCACACGCAACACGCCCCCAACGAATATTATCCCCAGAAAAACGATTACTCTCAAAATCCTTTTTATACCATCCATACAAATTCCATTCATAAAATAATCCGGTTAACCACTCTTAGCCTTTCCTCTCAACAGTTCCGGTTCCGGCAAAGAAACCCGGGTAAAACTCACGATAGCGGCAAGCGTGGCAAACCCTCCCGCAAAATAGAGGGAAGCATACGTCCCATCTACCGGAAAAACAACAAACATTAATGCAACCAACGAGGTTCCCGTGGTCTGTCCGGTCAAACGGGCCATACCCAGCATACCGCTAGCCCCGCCACTCCTGTTCTGTGGTGCGGAAGAAATTAATATACTATTATTCGGTGTTTGGAATAACCCGAACCCGAATCCACACATAGCCATAAACAAAGCAATCCCAGCGTTGGAAACCTGATTCGCGAAGACAGCTAATAAAAATAATCCCGCAGAAAATATCGACAACCCCACGCCACCCAACAACCCGGCATGAACCCGTTCAATCAACCTCCCGGCCAAAGGAGCCGCAATCATCGTTGCCAAGGGCCAAGGGGTCAGCAACAATCCCGTCGCCACCTCATCCTGTCCCAACGTGTGCTGCAAAAAGAAGGGCAAAGAAACCATGGCCAGCATCTGTGCCACGAAAGAACACACGGATGTCCCCACAGACAACGAAAAAATCGGTATCTTCAACAAATCAACAGGCAACAGGGGGTATTCCTGCGACAACTGACGACGCACGAAAAAGTAGCCGACCAACAGCACCACCCCAATTCCCGGGAGCAGTATAGATAAACTCATCCCGTGAGTGAACCCCTCGATAGAGAAAATCAACAACCCGAACGTAAATGCGTTCATCAACCCACTTATCCAATCAAACTTCCGTCCACTTCTCTTTACCGGATTCACGGGCAAAAAACGAAAAGATAAAATCAACGCCGCGATTACAATGGGAACATTTATCGCGAACAACCACTGCCAGGAGGCAACAGACAAAATTCCCGCCGCAATCGTCGGCCCTCCTGCCGCCGACACGGCAACTACTAGCGCATTGATACCCATTCCTCGCCCCAAATGTCGTTTGGGATAAATAATCCGGATCAAAGAAGTATTCACGCTTGCCAATGCAGCCGCTCCAAATCCCTGAAATACACGGGCTACTGTCAACGTCAGCAAAGAATCGGAAAGCGCACAAGCTAATGAAGTCACGCTAAATATCAACAAACCTCCGATATACACCCGCCGATAACCTAAAATATCCCCCAAAGAAGACAAGGACAACAAGGAAACCACAATAGCCAACTGGTAAGCATTCACGATCCAAATAGACATCGACGGTGTTGCCTGCAAATCCTCTGCAATAGATGGTAACGCCACGTTAGCAATCGTGCCGTCCAACACGGAAACCGTAATTCCCATGGCAATGGCAAGAATCGCCCAGTATCGTTTCGGGACAGGCAACCCGTCCCACTCTACCTCTTTCGCACTCATTTTCCCAGTCCAATTTTATCGTACAAAAATACGAAATATAAGATTCCTATTTCATCCACTGCACGAAAATTTTAAAAGCCTCCTTATCGGTTGTCTGTCGGCATACAAATAGCAAACAAGCTGATAATCACAAACATTTCATGATCACATCTTGAAATCTAACGGATCATTATCGTGTAAAGCGCTATTAGAACGCTATTAAATCCCTATTAAAACGCTATAATAAATAGCGTTCTATTAGAATTTTAATAGGATACTAAAAATATTCTATTCGGAAGTAATCCAGAAGTGACAACGAAATGATACTGAAATATCTATTTTATAGCCACAAACAACGCCTTATGCAAGGTTAATCCCCCCTCATGAGGATGTTCCAAAATTCCTTTTTCACATAAAACTCCTCCGTTAGTTTCGCTGCCACCTCCTCTGTTTATAGAGGGGAACTAGCGAGTAAGCGAGGGCTATGGGGAACGGGCAAGTAGATACAACCCATCAAAGCATTTTTCATACTTGTTAAAACATAGTCATTCTGAATGCCCACAAAAAAAAACGCTTGACTTCCACCAAGCGTTTCTAAAAATATTTGCAAACTTTTGATTTTTACAAACAATCAGTCTATAGCACGAAAAATATAAGCTTCAAATGCTCCCCCTCCATTCCCAGTACTCATAGCATAACCATACTCTCCAATAGTAAATCCGTAATCTCCTCCAACAGGATAATCAACACTTTTCCAGATGTTTTTACTAGGATTATATCCCCATCCAAGAGTTTTATCACTTGGTGATGTCAGGCCTCCAAAAATATAAACATAATCGTGTCCACCCTTGTTCAAGACGAAAGATTTTACGCCACTCCTTGACAAAAGCCGCCCAATCTCCCCGTCCTCATAGCAAACTGGCAATCCGGTCCATTTTCCTGTATTCGGATCGAATTTTTGTATTCCACACTCTCTACTAACCCCTCCATACAAATTTCCAAAGCAAACGTACCCGCTCCCTTCTGCAACAAAAGCAGTTGCCCCGTAACGTGGATAGGAAATATTTGATATTTGTTTCCAACCTATTTGAGGATCAAACTCGTAAAAATCAGCTAAATATTCCTCATCTCCCGGAAGACCAGGATTAACAGTACCCGTCCCTACATATCCTTTCCCGCCTATCGAGAAAGCAACCGCACCACGACGAGCTTTACCGGGAAACTGAAACGAAAGTTTTTCCCAATTGCGAGTAAGGGTATCATATACGAAAAAATCATCGTACACTTCGTGTACATTATGACTCAACATATAACCTAAACCGACATAAGCTTTTCCCTCAATAACAAACGCTACTGCCCCGTATCGAGGTTTTCCCGGATACACGCTCTCAATCATTTCCCACTCATGAAAATTTGGCGAATACTTACTAAAATGCAGATTATCTCCCATAATATTATTCCATCCCAAACCGATATATTCCGTTCCCCCAATATTAAACGTAACCGCATCATAAAGCCCCGTACTTCCAGATATAGAAATAAATGTTTTTTTTAGCTCCGGCAAATTGGCACTTATTTTGTCATCATTGTCTTCACAAGAATACAAAAATATAATAATCAAATATAACAGCCAACTACGATTTTTCAACTGTGCTCCTCTCATACATTTTTAATTATTCAATAACCGTATCTAACCATTGTGAATGCTCACTAATAATTTCGTAAAAAAATTGATTTTTTATAGATGATCGTTCCATTTTGAACATTCCTTGAGCATTTACATCTTTATTCATACCATCGGTT from Butyricimonas virosa encodes the following:
- a CDS encoding Kelch repeat-containing protein; the encoded protein is MRGAQLKNRSWLLYLIIIFLYSCEDNDDKISANLPELKKTFISISGSTGLYDAVTFNIGGTEYIGLGWNNIMGDNLHFSKYSPNFHEWEMIESVYPGKPRYGAVAFVIEGKAYVGLGYMLSHNVHEVYDDFFVYDTLTRNWEKLSFQFPGKARRGAVAFSIGGKGYVGTGTVNPGLPGDEEYLADFYEFDPQIGWKQISNISYPRYGATAFVAEGSGYVCFGNLYGGVSRECGIQKFDPNTGKWTGLPVCYEDGEIGRLLSRSGVKSFVLNKGGHDYVYIFGGLTSPSDKTLGWGYNPSKNIWKSVDYPVGGDYGFTIGEYGYAMSTGNGGGAFEAYIFRAID
- a CDS encoding MFS transporter → MSAKEVEWDGLPVPKRYWAILAIAMGITVSVLDGTIANVALPSIAEDLQATPSMSIWIVNAYQLAIVVSLLSLSSLGDILGYRRVYIGGLLIFSVTSLACALSDSLLTLTVARVFQGFGAAALASVNTSLIRIIYPKRHLGRGMGINALVVAVSAAGGPTIAAGILSVASWQWLFAINVPIVIAALILSFRFLPVNPVKRSGRKFDWISGLMNAFTFGLLIFSIEGFTHGMSLSILLPGIGVVLLVGYFFVRRQLSQEYPLLPVDLLKIPIFSLSVGTSVCSFVAQMLAMVSLPFFLQHTLGQDEVATGLLLTPWPLATMIAAPLAGRLIERVHAGLLGGVGLSIFSAGLFLLAVFANQVSNAGIALFMAMCGFGFGLFQTPNNSILISSAPQNRSGGASGMLGMARLTGQTTGTSLVALMFVVFPVDGTYASLYFAGGFATLAAIVSFTRVSLPEPELLRGKAKSG